Proteins encoded in a region of the bacterium genome:
- a CDS encoding amidohydrolase family protein — protein MRIDVAAHILPDGYFARLQHFPGFYMSRRVKGIPCLWNLDTRFRIMDGFPEYQQVLSLAIPPIDRLGPADATPDLARAANDELADLVASHPDRFAGAFGGLPLNNPDASLRELDRVDRDLRLIGVQIYSNAATRPLDEPGTLAVIEEALRRRLPIFLHPARAADHPDYAEEKTSRYDVWQIFGWPYETTVAMTRLIFTGLFDRHPDAVIITHHMGAMAPFCSGRISGGYDQFGSRSPEDRVEQLPVRLAHPPQWYFPRFYADTALFGAPHGVRCGLDYFPPDRVLFGTDTPFDVEGGSRYIRETIAALDACAIPPDQRRMIDEGNLRRVLARRAEPSPA, from the coding sequence GTGCGGATCGATGTTGCCGCCCACATTCTCCCCGATGGGTACTTTGCCCGGCTCCAACACTTCCCGGGATTCTACATGTCCCGGCGCGTCAAGGGGATCCCCTGTCTGTGGAATCTCGATACACGGTTCCGGATCATGGACGGATTCCCCGAGTACCAGCAGGTGCTGTCGCTCGCCATTCCGCCCATCGACCGGCTGGGCCCGGCCGACGCCACCCCGGACCTCGCGCGGGCGGCCAATGACGAACTCGCCGACCTCGTCGCCTCGCACCCTGACCGCTTTGCCGGCGCGTTCGGCGGGCTCCCGCTCAACAATCCGGACGCCAGCCTTCGCGAGCTCGATCGGGTCGACCGCGACCTGAGGCTCATCGGGGTGCAGATTTACTCCAACGCGGCCACCCGCCCGCTAGACGAACCCGGCACCCTCGCCGTCATCGAAGAAGCGCTGCGCAGGCGCCTCCCGATCTTTCTTCACCCGGCGCGCGCAGCGGACCATCCGGACTACGCAGAGGAGAAGACCTCCCGTTACGACGTCTGGCAGATCTTTGGGTGGCCGTACGAGACGACGGTTGCGATGACCCGCCTGATCTTCACGGGGCTGTTCGACCGCCATCCCGATGCCGTGATCATCACGCATCACATGGGGGCGATGGCGCCCTTTTGTTCGGGTCGGATCAGCGGCGGCTACGACCAGTTCGGCTCCCGGAGCCCGGAAGATCGTGTGGAACAGTTGCCGGTCAGGCTCGCGCATCCCCCGCAGTGGTACTTTCCACGGTTCTACGCGGACACGGCGCTGTTCGGTGCCCCGCACGGGGTCCGCTGCGGCCTGGACTATTTCCCACCCGACCGGGTCCTGTTCGGCACGGACACCCCGTTCGACGTTGAAGGGGGGAGCCGGTACATTCGGGAGACGATCGCCGCGCTTGACGCGTGCGCGATTCCCCCCGACCAGCGCCGGATGATCGACGAAGGAAACCTTCGCCGCGTCCTCGCCCGGCGCGCGGAGCCCAGTCCGGCGTGA
- the pyrB gene encoding aspartate carbamoyltransferase, whose amino-acid sequence MVAPAILHLWTGWPHVLRAQQFDPASLDRIFREARLAEEITNSGGSNLLKGKIVLTLFYEPSTRTRLSFEFATYHLGGRVLSSEAAREFSSAAKGESIEDTIRVVSRYRPAAIVLRHYQEGAAERAAAAAADPRNGRPIPVFNAGDGPGQHPTQALLDAYTIWRSRGTLEGVTVAAAGDLLNGRTARSLCYLLAKYRGVSFRLIAPRPVQMKDDILAYLRRHKVPFIQTEDLGEGVREADVLYVTRIQKERFAEEEQDAYERIRNTFCVTADILAHLPPNAIVMHPLPRVEGPYSELPTSVEADPRVIIFDQTEAGMYVRMALLKLTCAVDRVTSRVGR is encoded by the coding sequence ATGGTCGCGCCCGCTATCCTCCACCTGTGGACCGGATGGCCCCACGTTCTTCGCGCCCAGCAGTTTGATCCCGCGTCGTTGGACCGCATCTTCCGGGAGGCGCGCCTCGCCGAGGAGATCACCAACAGCGGGGGCAGCAACCTCCTCAAGGGTAAGATCGTCCTGACGCTCTTCTACGAGCCCAGCACCCGCACCCGCCTTTCCTTCGAGTTTGCCACCTATCATCTCGGCGGGCGGGTCTTGTCCTCGGAAGCGGCGCGGGAGTTCTCTTCCGCGGCCAAGGGCGAGTCGATCGAGGACACGATTCGGGTCGTCTCCCGATACCGACCCGCCGCGATCGTGCTGCGCCACTATCAGGAGGGGGCGGCGGAGCGGGCGGCCGCCGCGGCCGCCGATCCACGGAACGGGCGCCCGATCCCGGTCTTCAACGCCGGCGACGGGCCCGGCCAGCACCCGACCCAGGCCCTGCTCGACGCCTACACGATCTGGCGCTCCCGCGGCACGCTGGAGGGGGTGACCGTGGCGGCGGCGGGCGATCTCCTCAACGGCCGCACGGCTCGATCGCTGTGCTACCTTCTGGCAAAGTACCGGGGGGTCTCGTTCCGGTTGATCGCCCCCCGGCCGGTGCAGATGAAGGACGACATCCTGGCGTACCTGCGCCGCCACAAGGTGCCGTTCATCCAGACAGAGGATTTGGGGGAAGGCGTCCGCGAGGCCGATGTCCTCTACGTCACCCGGATTCAGAAGGAGCGGTTCGCGGAAGAAGAGCAGGACGCGTACGAGCGGATCCGGAACACGTTCTGCGTCACCGCGGACATCCTCGCCCACCTTCCCCCCAACGCGATCGTCATGCACCCTCTGCCGCGAGTCGAAGGGCCATACAGCGAGTTGCCGACGTCGGTGGAGGCGGATCCCAGGGTGATCATTTTCGATCAGACCGAGGCCGGCATGTACGTCCGGATGGCTCTGTTGAAGCTCACCTGCGCGGTGGATCGGGTCACCAGCCGGGTCGGCCGCTGA
- a CDS encoding amidohydrolase family protein, whose translation MIIDVHTHFFPPGYLERLQRGPDPYAIGRDADGRTILTLHGARIVTMTQEMTSPEDRLRDMARLGIDFQIISVTIPNVYFGPPEHRRDLARMANDGLTDLTRRYPAKFAALASVPLSDPDAAVQELDRAVLELGMVGAVVGSNVGGRYLDDPAFLPFFERAQSLEVPILVHPMPPADADATFGRGLVPLLGFVFNTSASVARMALAGVFERLPKLTMILGHLGGTLPYLMQRLDNGYRAYPEAREAIPHPPSHYLTRLFYDTVSFSVPSLQCALGAVGPDHVVMGTDYPHVIGDIAAALRTVHALDLPEAAVAGILGRTAERLFPRLARAPNKPIGGC comes from the coding sequence ATGATCATCGACGTGCACACGCACTTTTTCCCGCCCGGGTATCTCGAGCGTCTCCAGCGGGGACCGGACCCGTACGCGATCGGACGCGACGCCGACGGGCGCACGATCCTCACGCTGCACGGTGCCCGCATCGTGACAATGACCCAGGAGATGACCAGTCCCGAAGACCGCCTTCGCGACATGGCGCGGCTCGGGATCGATTTCCAGATCATCTCGGTCACGATCCCGAACGTGTACTTCGGCCCTCCCGAGCACCGGCGGGACCTGGCACGCATGGCCAACGACGGGCTGACCGATCTCACCCGACGCTATCCTGCCAAGTTTGCCGCCCTGGCGAGCGTCCCGCTCTCGGATCCCGACGCAGCGGTTCAAGAACTTGACCGAGCGGTCCTCGAGTTGGGGATGGTCGGGGCGGTCGTCGGCAGTAACGTCGGGGGCCGCTACCTCGACGATCCGGCGTTCCTCCCATTCTTCGAGCGGGCGCAATCTCTCGAGGTTCCGATCCTCGTCCACCCCATGCCGCCGGCGGATGCGGATGCCACCTTCGGCCGCGGGCTCGTCCCGCTGCTGGGCTTCGTCTTCAACACCTCGGCCAGCGTCGCGCGAATGGCGCTGGCGGGGGTCTTCGAGCGACTGCCCAAGCTCACGATGATCCTCGGGCACCTCGGCGGGACCCTCCCGTACCTCATGCAGCGACTCGACAACGGCTACCGGGCCTACCCGGAGGCGCGCGAGGCGATTCCGCACCCGCCCAGCCATTATCTCACGCGCCTCTTCTACGACACTGTCTCCTTTTCCGTCCCCTCGCTGCAGTGCGCCCTGGGGGCGGTCGGGCCGGATCACGTCGTGATGGGGACGGACTATCCCCACGTGATCGGTGATATTGCCGCCGCCCTGCGCACCGTGCACGCCCTCGACCTTCCCGAGGCTGCGGTCGCCGGCATCCTCGGCCGAACGGCCGAACGACTGTTCCCGCGGCTCGCCCGTGCCCCAAATAAACCCATCGGCGGGTGCTAG
- a CDS encoding carboxypeptidase M32 — MVDPAAAQALEALKEHLAVIVDIRSSMALLSWDQETQMPPGGGPTRARQLSTLSRIAHERFVAAKTQELLDAAEPLLETLDPGSDEATLLRIARRDLDRARKLPAEFVADRARAASESTEIWRKARPANDFRLFRPHLERMVEFARRTAEYLGYAAHPYDALLDTYEPETTTRDVATLFNRLREVTVPLVEAIADRGDTVNPGILDQEYPQAEQRKFALSIITAFGYDTDRGRLDTSPHPFSTGISRDDVRITTRYPPRLLGAIFGIFHESGHAMYSQGTAPALDRTLLADGASNGIHESQSRLWENLIGRSRTFWEYAFPKMQELFSNQLAGVDANTFYRAVNRVRRSLIRVEADEVTYNLHIMVRFELEQALVAGELNVQDLPDAWEAKMQAYLGITPPTDADGVMQDIHWSGMGFGYFPSYTIGNVVSVQLFDAALRVHPDLPDQIRRGEFRPLLAWLRDHVHAHGRKFFPKDLLRRATGSTMTPEPYIRYLQEKFGEIYGLKPRP, encoded by the coding sequence ATGGTTGATCCCGCCGCGGCGCAAGCCCTCGAGGCTCTGAAAGAGCACCTCGCGGTCATCGTCGACATCCGATCGTCGATGGCCCTCCTGAGCTGGGATCAGGAGACCCAGATGCCGCCGGGTGGAGGGCCGACCCGAGCCCGGCAGCTGTCCACGTTGTCACGCATCGCCCACGAGCGGTTCGTGGCGGCAAAGACCCAGGAGCTCCTGGACGCTGCCGAACCACTTCTCGAGACACTCGATCCAGGATCGGACGAAGCGACGCTGCTGAGGATAGCTCGCCGGGACCTCGACCGCGCCCGAAAGCTCCCCGCCGAGTTTGTCGCGGACCGAGCGCGCGCGGCATCGGAGAGCACCGAGATCTGGCGGAAGGCCAGACCCGCGAACGACTTCCGCCTGTTCCGCCCTCACCTGGAGCGCATGGTGGAGTTCGCCCGGCGCACGGCGGAGTACCTGGGCTACGCCGCGCACCCCTACGACGCCCTGCTGGACACGTATGAACCGGAGACTACTACGCGCGACGTCGCCACCCTCTTCAACCGCCTGCGGGAAGTCACGGTTCCGCTCGTCGAGGCGATCGCCGACCGGGGGGATACGGTCAACCCTGGCATCCTCGATCAGGAGTACCCGCAGGCAGAACAGCGGAAGTTCGCCCTCTCCATCATCACCGCCTTCGGCTACGACACCGATCGCGGACGACTGGACACCTCCCCCCACCCCTTCTCGACCGGGATCAGCCGAGACGACGTCCGCATCACCACCCGCTATCCGCCCCGCTTGCTGGGCGCGATCTTCGGCATCTTCCACGAGTCGGGGCACGCGATGTACTCTCAGGGGACCGCGCCGGCGCTCGACCGCACGCTCCTCGCCGACGGCGCGAGCAACGGCATCCACGAATCCCAATCGCGCCTCTGGGAAAATCTCATCGGTCGGAGCCGAACGTTCTGGGAATACGCGTTTCCCAAAATGCAGGAGCTGTTTTCGAACCAACTGGCCGGGGTGGATGCGAACACCTTTTATCGCGCCGTGAATCGGGTGCGGCGGAGCCTAATCCGGGTCGAGGCGGACGAGGTCACCTACAACCTGCACATCATGGTCCGATTTGAACTCGAGCAGGCGCTCGTAGCGGGCGAGCTCAACGTCCAGGATCTCCCCGACGCCTGGGAAGCCAAGATGCAGGCGTATCTCGGCATCACCCCTCCCACCGACGCGGACGGCGTCATGCAGGATATCCACTGGTCGGGCATGGGGTTTGGCTACTTCCCCTCGTATACGATCGGCAATGTCGTGTCCGTGCAGCTGTTCGACGCCGCCCTGAGGGTGCACCCGGACCTGCCGGACCAGATCCGACGGGGCGAGTTCCGCCCGCTCCTGGCCTGGCTTCGGGACCACGTGCACGCGCACGGCCGAAAGTTCTTCCCGAAAGACCTTCTCCGCCGAGCCACGGGCAGCACCATGACTCCTGAGCCGTACATCCGGTACCTGCAGGAGAAGTTCGGGGAGATCTACGGGCTCAAGCCGCGACCCTGA
- a CDS encoding nuclear transport factor 2 family protein — protein MASGGITAFRDLLVAYAAAWDRHDLDAIMGMMTPDCIFETSGGAEPWGRRYDGQRAVREAIVEIFESLPDVRFVNPRHAVSGARGLSEWTMIATRPDGRRIEARGCDLFEFRDGKIHRKDSYRKRYLPR, from the coding sequence ATGGCATCCGGCGGAATCACCGCCTTTCGGGACCTGCTCGTCGCGTATGCCGCGGCGTGGGACCGGCACGATCTCGACGCGATCATGGGCATGATGACCCCCGATTGCATCTTCGAGACCTCGGGGGGGGCCGAGCCGTGGGGGCGGCGCTACGATGGACAGCGCGCCGTGCGCGAGGCGATCGTCGAGATCTTCGAGAGCCTCCCGGACGTTCGATTCGTGAACCCCCGGCACGCGGTCTCCGGCGCCCGAGGGCTCTCGGAGTGGACGATGATCGCGACCCGCCCCGACGGCCGCCGGATCGAGGCGCGCGGCTGCGATCTCTTCGAGTTTCGAGACGGCAAGATTCACCGGAAGGATTCGTACCGCAAGCGCTACCTGCCGCGGTAG